The following are from one region of the Synechococcus sp. CBW1108 genome:
- a CDS encoding twin-arginine translocation pathway signal, which translates to MAPVFGSLSRRQLLQLGAAAGLLAACRPADGPELLQVEGELPAAWLKQLPGPWRARALANPAAVQRAGFAAGRPGPGLVSLSDGWASGLGRERLQSFGAPRLWARLAPFSAGVSGLFGPAGSGELAFPWAYSPWVIALRSRPDLVARRLQGWSLLLDPSLRGRLVLPSAPRISLEIVKGDFGQLERLRAQALAYDDRDGLNLLLSGNAEVAVLPLQRLIPLLRRDQRLAVIWPDSGAPLSWQLLLRPAAPQDFEPTPPPLEWLGAVLEPPLLEPLLATGWVPPLPQAVLEPVARRFPASMAALLLPGDALLGRCWSLPPLSLPEQLAQQNLWDAAAPRP; encoded by the coding sequence ATGGCTCCTGTCTTCGGATCGCTCTCCCGCCGCCAGCTGCTGCAATTGGGGGCGGCGGCCGGCCTTTTGGCCGCCTGCCGCCCCGCTGATGGTCCCGAGCTGTTGCAGGTGGAGGGCGAGCTGCCGGCTGCCTGGCTGAAGCAGCTGCCTGGCCCCTGGCGTGCCCGGGCCCTGGCGAATCCCGCGGCGGTGCAACGGGCCGGATTTGCGGCGGGCCGGCCGGGGCCTGGTTTGGTCTCCCTCAGCGACGGCTGGGCCAGTGGTTTGGGCCGGGAGCGGCTGCAGTCCTTTGGGGCGCCCCGGCTCTGGGCCCGTCTGGCCCCCTTCAGCGCCGGCGTTTCCGGGCTGTTCGGCCCGGCCGGCTCCGGTGAGCTGGCCTTCCCCTGGGCCTACAGCCCCTGGGTGATCGCCCTGCGCAGCCGGCCAGATCTGGTGGCGCGGCGCCTGCAGGGCTGGTCGCTGCTGCTCGACCCCAGCCTGCGGGGCCGGCTGGTGCTGCCCTCGGCCCCCCGCATCAGCTTGGAGATCGTCAAGGGCGACTTTGGCCAGCTGGAGCGGCTGCGGGCCCAGGCCCTGGCCTACGACGACCGCGACGGCCTCAACCTGTTGCTCAGCGGCAACGCCGAGGTTGCAGTGCTGCCGTTGCAGCGGCTCATCCCCCTGCTGCGCCGTGACCAGCGCCTAGCGGTGATCTGGCCCGACAGCGGCGCTCCCCTCAGCTGGCAACTGCTGCTGCGACCGGCCGCACCCCAGGACTTTGAGCCGACTCCACCTCCGCTGGAGTGGCTCGGGGCGGTCCTGGAGCCACCGCTGCTGGAACCCCTGCTGGCGACGGGCTGGGTGCCTCCTCTACCCCAGGCGGTGCTGGAGCCAGTGGCCCGGCGTTTCCCCGCGTCGATGGCGGCCTTGCTGCTGCCGGGAGATGCCCTCCTGGGCCGCTGCTGGAGCCTGCCGCCGCTGAGCCTGCCCGAACAACTGGCCCAGCAGAACCTCTGGGATGCCGCCGCCCCCCGGCCCTGA
- a CDS encoding aldo/keto reductase gives MENLPENSGLRPFGPAPATAVSPFTLGTMRALDSPSQMESVLRSAMAAGINHLDTAPGYGPAEIFLGLALAALQRDSLAPPGGWRITSKVLPGCDLAHGQEQLRAILERLGVAQLTNLAVHGLNLAEHLEWALHGPGAELLEWALGEGLVTQVGFSSHGKPELIEAALASGRFRFCSLHLHLFDQTRLPLARAALAGGLGVQAISPADKGGRLYDPPAELVADCAPFHPLELAYRFLLDQGISTLSLGAEQPGDLAWAAALAGPSAPRGGSGQSSPDEGWLNPEQRAALLRLEAAGRERLGTERCGQCRACLPCPNGVPIPELLRLRNLAVGHGMETFAQERYNLIGRAGHWWEDLNAEACQACGACLPRCPLELPIPALLADTHRRLSAAPRRRLWG, from the coding sequence ATGGAAAACCTGCCTGAAAACTCTGGCCTGCGCCCCTTCGGCCCCGCACCGGCAACGGCGGTGTCGCCATTCACCCTGGGCACCATGCGGGCCCTGGACAGCCCCTCCCAGATGGAGTCGGTGCTGCGCTCAGCCATGGCCGCGGGCATCAACCACCTCGATACGGCCCCCGGCTACGGCCCAGCCGAAATCTTCCTGGGCCTGGCCCTGGCGGCCCTGCAGCGGGACAGCCTGGCGCCCCCAGGCGGCTGGCGAATCACCAGCAAGGTGCTGCCCGGCTGCGATCTCGCCCACGGCCAGGAGCAACTGCGGGCGATCCTCGAGCGCCTGGGCGTTGCCCAGCTCACCAACCTGGCGGTGCATGGCCTCAACCTTGCTGAGCACCTGGAATGGGCGCTGCACGGGCCTGGCGCCGAGTTGCTGGAGTGGGCCCTCGGCGAAGGGTTGGTGACCCAGGTGGGCTTCAGCAGCCATGGCAAACCCGAGCTGATCGAGGCCGCCCTGGCCAGCGGTCGCTTCCGTTTCTGCAGCCTGCACCTGCATCTGTTTGACCAGACCCGCTTGCCCCTGGCCCGCGCCGCCCTCGCGGGCGGACTGGGCGTGCAGGCCATCTCACCGGCCGACAAGGGCGGCCGCCTCTATGACCCTCCGGCCGAACTGGTGGCCGACTGCGCCCCGTTCCACCCCCTGGAGCTGGCCTACCGCTTCCTGCTCGATCAGGGGATCTCCACCCTGAGCCTGGGGGCCGAACAGCCCGGCGATCTGGCCTGGGCCGCCGCCCTTGCCGGGCCCTCGGCGCCCAGGGGGGGATCGGGCCAATCCAGCCCGGACGAAGGCTGGCTCAACCCCGAGCAGCGCGCCGCCCTACTGCGCCTGGAGGCCGCCGGCCGGGAGCGCCTGGGGACGGAGCGCTGCGGCCAGTGCCGCGCCTGCCTGCCCTGCCCCAATGGCGTGCCGATCCCCGAACTGCTGCGCCTGCGCAACCTGGCCGTGGGCCACGGCATGGAGACCTTTGCCCAGGAGCGCTACAACCTGATCGGCCGCGCCGGCCACTGGTGGGAGGATCTCAACGCCGAGGCCTGCCAAGCCTGCGGCGCCTGCCTGCCCCGCTGTCCGCTGGAGCTGCCGATCCCCGCGCTGCTGGCCGACACCCACCGGCGCCTGAGCGCTGCCCCCCGCCGCCGGCTCTGGGGCTAG
- a CDS encoding bifunctional nuclease family protein — protein MIEMHVAGIGLDAASRSPIVLLRDSSGRRQVPIWIDQAQAQNILAGLRDEAPSRPLSHDLMVSLLEAGGLRLDRVIIHTIEASTFRAVLKLSQAAGDGPAEASAGEAGAGEAKAAAKPTAKGATRLELDARPSDAIALALRTGSSIWMLEEVVADASIPVDAEADAEDQDNFRRFLDSTSPADLVRHLKQSHPEGEQGGEEPGSEEPGSDTPAP, from the coding sequence ATGATCGAAATGCACGTTGCTGGAATCGGCCTGGATGCGGCCAGCCGCAGCCCGATCGTGCTGCTACGGGATTCCTCCGGCCGGCGCCAGGTGCCGATCTGGATCGACCAGGCCCAGGCCCAGAACATCCTGGCCGGACTCCGTGACGAAGCCCCCTCCCGACCCCTCAGCCACGACCTGATGGTTTCCCTGCTGGAGGCAGGCGGGCTGAGGCTTGACCGGGTGATCATCCACACGATCGAAGCCAGCACCTTTCGGGCCGTGCTCAAACTCAGCCAAGCGGCGGGCGATGGGCCTGCCGAAGCCAGCGCTGGGGAGGCTGGGGCCGGCGAGGCCAAAGCAGCGGCCAAACCAACGGCCAAAGGAGCGACCAGGCTGGAACTGGATGCCCGTCCCAGCGACGCCATCGCCCTGGCCCTGCGCACCGGCAGCAGCATCTGGATGCTGGAGGAGGTGGTGGCCGACGCCTCAATTCCGGTGGATGCCGAAGCCGACGCCGAAGACCAGGACAACTTCCGCCGCTTCCTCGACAGCACCAGCCCCGCCGACCTGGTGCGCCACCTCAAACAATCCCACCCGGAGGGCGAGCAAGGCGGGGAGGAACCAGGCAGTGAGGAACCAGGCAGCGACACTCCGGCCCCATGA